The window GTCAAATGAGTCATCAACATTCTCTCCAAGTGGTTAAAAATGCAAAAAATATCTTAACATGCTTTTGTAAAGTTATATCAGTATATAATACTCCAGTATAACAACTCTGTAATCACGTTGAACACATTGATTATCATATGTATCTATAAACCTTTGAAAGGGACAAAActgttagtattgttattatctAAAACAATAACAATACTTCCTAGTTAAACGTGTTCTCACCCTCTTTGGTGAAACTGCTTTTGTTTAAGTTTGTTTAGTTTGGCTATCACTCGTTTTGAATTCATTGTACCGGTTGTACTTGTTTGATCTTCAAATCTGTTATAATGTTGGGGAAAAAAAACTGTTTGTGAGTAAGCCCACCAAATCCATTTTGTTCCAAAAAGGTTTGAACTCGATACCCAACTTATATAGCCCGGCCATTTTGCTACCTCTAGTTCTCATAATGATACTATAAGTAAAAGATCCATCGAAACCATGCACGATGACATGTATGCTCATGTAGGCACTTGATGGGACAAGACCTTGATTCCTTGAATCTCAAAGAACTTCAGAATTTGGAGCAGAAACTTCAATCGGCTGTTAGACGCCTTAACTTGAAAAAGGTACAGACATTTGACCTCCTAAACAGTGGCGGTGCCACTTCGTTGTTACCGGGTGCACAGGCCCCCACTCAAATTAGTCTATCTAATGTAAATTGTTGGAGTTTTTAAATGAGTGTATCATATAATTACGGTTGTGACACCAGTCATCATTCAAGCCTTGGTTAAATTTGTATATAGGGACCAACAACATACAAATAGAATAGCAATTTTATATTGGCTTAATCACAATCTACTATAGCTTTCGAGATACAATTTATTTTAGGTGTTATGtgactattttttttttcttctatcagTTCCGTTACAATTAAAATTTTTCAATGTATAATCAATTGTTATTCACTCAAAGTAATTGTGGATCTTTATTTATAAAATTTTGTAGTCACCATTTTTAACTATCTAGTATCACAGTTTATAATTATGAATTTGAGGTATGATGCTTTATTTTTAAGTAATACAACCACAATGATCGAGGGCAGTTTTTCGACGATAAAGCTTGTCAAATCATTTTGCATAATAAACGAATATCTTTTCGGTATCGTATAAATAGAAGCACTTGCTATTGTTACGAATTAAGCAATTATGGATTATTTCCAACGATAGAAAGATTATCATAGACATTTGTTTTAGAAAGTTTACGTTTCTAGTGAATAATAACTTTCAAATTAAATTTTTGCTACTCGATATTTCGGTTTACTTTGTGCCACCAGTGATCTCAAAGTCTGGCTTCGCCCCTGCTCCTAAACCTTCACCTTTTAAGTTAATTAAGAAACTATTTAATTAAATCACGCCTGTTAACAAAAACCTCTTTATTCGCAGAATCAGTTCATGTTTGAATCCATATCTGAGCTTCAAAAGAAGGTAAGCCTGAATATTCATTAACTTAATCCTCCTCAAAATTGAATGATGATGAAATTTGCATcacaaatgataattttatttgACCGGTAATATATCTACAGGACAAAGCCTTGTGGGATCAAAATAACCTGCTCGCTAAGGAGGTAACGTAGCATtccttataaaaataattttacagTTTCACATAATCCATTACCTAAGTAGCGCGAAAAGGATGTCAAATTAATACTCATCTAAATTTGTTAAAAATTAAGCAGATCAAACAAAAGGAGAACGAATTAGCCCTATTGCCTATCGAGGAGCACCAAATTCATGAAAACATGCCCTCACTTGAATTAGGCACCCTGAACGTCAGGTGAGCTCATTCTGCTCTCACTTATATATATGGACCCGTTTGACTTATTAAATTATAGTATCATTGCACGACTTAGATAAAAACATTTATTCGATCCGTTTGAGTTATGACATTATGCTTCTGATTAGACCGTTTGTGATAAAACATAAACCAGAGTGACGACCATTCAAACTTATATGGTGCGAGGTTGTGACTTGACTCAGAATATCTACAACAATAGGTAGAACAAGATTATCGTGTGTGGTCATTGATGTTATAGATATGCACAGGCCCTTATATGAATATGGGTCAGCGTGGGTTTGGTTAGCCACAAATGCCTTTTGTCCATCAGCTTTCGCAATAATTATAAGTTATCTGTAGTTCAAATACACAGTATTATTACAAAAGTTATGTAAAGTTTTAAGCTTTTTCTGGAAAAATAGAAGATAATCTTTGAATAAAGTGATATATAATGTTGTATGAATTACAAATGAGCTTTGGGGATACATTCAGCCTATTTGACCCACTTTGCTATTAGTTGAAAAACAAAATGTTGACCCATTTGAGAGCAATACCAAACCGACCCATTTACAAGTAAATGGGTCAACATTGTCTACATTTTTCAAACAGGATATGATGAAATCTGTATGCAATGCAGTGACACATACCAGCCATGTGACGGAGAGGCGGAAGAACGACAGAGACAAGGTCAAACATTGCCTCACTGGATGCTTCAATTCATGAGCcagtaaaagatatatatatatatatatatatatatatatatatatatatatatatatatatatatatatatatatatagctgaaTTTCTATATAATCATATATGCAATTATATAGAACTTCACATATATATAAGCAAGTTTTTTGGATTGATATGTAAGACAGACAATATTAACATGAGGAGCAACTTAAACTAATGTGTTCCCAGAAGTTTGATAACAATAATGCTAGTGCACTTGTGCAAAGCAGGAACTCAATGTTAGATCACATCTTACTGCTGTTAAAATGTAAATATTTGGTAATAAATTTGAATGTTCATGTCTAGTTTCATTTCATTTGGTCTATTTTCTTTGTTGCGACGATCAATCTTTCCAAATCAGTGTTGAAATTGATATAATTCTTGACCATTTCTTATTTCATTAACCCATAAAAGCACCCAATATTAGTACAGAACACAAGTTCACATGCAGCAGCTTAGTCTATACacatttataataatttttattaattttgTTTGTTCACAACTAATCTGTAATTAATAATGTACAAGCTTCAACAAAGTCTAATCTTTTTCATATTTGGTTAAAATAATAATGAAGACAATTGCATTACCACAAGCACAGCACTATAAAAGATTCAATCGCAGTATTGTGAATTATCATGATCATTATttttacataaataaaaataatacaagaatgtaaaataaataaattttacaAAAGAAACTGTTACATTTGTGATTCCAATTTTTCTGCACCAGCAACGTTAATTCCGGCACGTTTGACGGAAATTAAGAATGGGAGGACCATTTTCCGATACTGAATTGGCCGTGAAAGTTCTTCAGTGACGTCAATTTCGACGTGAGAGATGCCTATGTCGTTAAGACGAAACCCTAATTTTTCGCCAATTCTGGAAGCGATTTTGGCGTCCCAAAATTTATGAGATCGAGGAAAGGTTGTGATTTTGGATCGATAGTGTGAAATGAATTCTTGTTCGGTGGATGAAGCCATAGCTACGATGGAATCTGTGCCGGGGTTAGTCACCTGAGCAGAAATTTTCCGGCAGGATAGAGCTAATCGGAGCAGGTGACGTTGATTTGAGGGACCCATTATTATTCAATGTTTACGCACTTTCTTTTTTATTCCAAACTTCAATTTATATAACTCGCTTTAACAATTTGCTCTCGAGAGGAAAGATTGGTCCATGGCGCTGAAAGGTAAGAATTCGGCGAGTTTATTAAACATGTTTGAGCTCGGGTTCTCGGTATAGTTTTGTTTGGAAGCTTCGATCAAGAAGGTTTCTGATCTCTCACTCGTTGAGTAGATTGGTCATTTTCTTTCACGTCCGGTTGTAGTTTAGTTTGCTTATCATTGTTTTAATTCTCTTTAGTTTGTGTTTCTTTTTCTTGTCGTGAGCTTTAGTTGTGGTTGTAGTTTTAGTTTAGGTCGGAAGTTTTATCGTTTTGTAAGTTCTAGGGGTTTCATCTTTTTGATGAACTCCTTTGGTTATATAAAGTTTTCCGTTTTCTCGCCGAAAAAAATATTTGCTCTAAAAATAATCAAATTACCATAATGCCCTTCTAAGTCGTAAGCCATTCTTACGACCTTGTGATTCCTTCTAGGGTCATCACTGAGGAAATTCAAAtcgcgaccttgaatttcaagtcatgAGCCTAAATTTCAGGTCGCGAGCCTAAATTTCTCGGCGATGACCGAGAATTTACGAATCGCAACGTTACACGAATGGCTCACGACTTGCGAGGTTATTTTGGCAATTTAATTTTTTGAGAGCGAATCGTTATAGTGAGTTACAAAAATGGACGTTTTGGTCAACAACTCGTATTCTATTCTAagctaaaaaaaaataataataatgcggACTTTAGCAACAGGTTCGATTTCAAGGGCCGGGATCTAATTGATTGCCAACAATTAGTTTCTTGTAGGGGTTTTCCCAACTTTCAACCGTACTGCCATGGTGGTTGCGATTTGAGTTTCCTCATAACGAGTGTGTGGTTGACATATGATCGCTAAGGTGGTTTGGTCCCTCTGGATGATGCCGATACTGTTGTTAAAAAAATGAATTTATTTAAACTCGCATAGATTAAACCAAAGCAACAATCCAGATCACCAAACCAAATCAAAGAACCTTAATTAGCATAAATTCTTCATAGGTATGCAAATTACATCAAATATATTGGCATAAAATGAGCATGAACTTTACTAACCAATCGGATTAACGGAATAGGAGATCACCCAAACCCAAGTAGGATTCGGGTTTCAACCTGTAGCCGTAAGTAATTCCTAACTGCAAACAAACCACCATGATCAATCAATCACTTGACCAAATCGCAACCTCCTTAAACCCATCTTCAGTAGCACAAGCTCTGAACATACCAGGTGTATTAAAAGGCATGGCAACTTCACCTGCAACCGATACAGCAACCAAACCAGCGGTCCCTTTGGGCAAAACttcatgtataatatatgcagctgCTTCTTTTAGACCTAGCCCTTTGTACTCCATAACTGCAGCCACGTCTCTAGCCACGGTCTCACGCATTATAACCTCACCTATGCCTGTTGCAGAGACGGCACAATACTTATTGGCATAAGTGCCTGCACCGATAATAGGCGTGTCTCCTATTCTTCCAACCATTTTGTTGACTAGACCACCTGTGGAAGTTGCAGCCGTTAAGTTCCCTTGACCGTCGACGGCTACACATCCAACGGTTCCAAGTTTTGTATTGCTTTCATGATCAACTGTTGTCTGCTTTTGATCTTCGGTTTTAATAGGTTGCACATAATCTTGCTACACATTAAAGGCTATCATTAATTCATTATCTTTAGCACCAAGGTGACAAGAGCATATCAGGCAGGTTGGGTAACATACTAACATGTCAAAACTCCAAAACATATTCTTTTAGTATGATTCTGGATGGGTTGGGTTGGCCCGAAATGGTTTTTTTATCTCAATTATTTaagttttatgtatatataattagtGACTTAGCCTGTAACAAAATTTTTACTAATTTTGAGTGTACTTTTCTAAATATATTTTGCTAATTTTCATTACATTCAAGGTATTTCATTTGGTGGTGTAATTCGATTATGAAGTAGAGAATATCGATCATCATTTATCGGAGTTAATTGTTATCAATGTATgtgttttaatcaagagggaagcacttttttggagggaaataatttctttttgtttttttttagattttttttttcaaacattaagattacatgaaaatatgaatatttaaaaagacactttgtaataaatgttattattttggcgggaaaacgctcaaagaaataaatgataacattcattgcaatgaatgttttgcttctgagtttttcttaaggggttagaaattagggtttagaaattaggggttagaaattagggtttagaaattaggggttaaaaattagggtttagaaattagggtttagattgaatttttacactaacggtttagagtttagggtttagggtttagggcttagggtttatggactaaacccaaaaccctaaaccctaaaccctaagccctaaatcctgaaccctaaactctaaatcgggataAATCTTGAAAAGAACTTCACATATGATGGAAAAGAAACGCTCGAAGAATAATATTCAGGAATAACAATACGGATGATGCATGTTATtagtttttcttcgagcgttttttcgccaaaataataacattcatcacaaagtgtcttttttaaaagttcatattttcgtgtgctctTGATGTTAgggaaaaaaatcaaaaaaaacgtaaaaataaaaaaataataattttacttccACTACCCTCCAAAAAGTGCTTCTCTCCTGATTATGACCCATCaatgtatatattaatattaatttgaagGAACTGATATGAAACAAGGA of the Rutidosis leptorrhynchoides isolate AG116_Rl617_1_P2 chromosome 5, CSIRO_AGI_Rlap_v1, whole genome shotgun sequence genome contains:
- the LOC139850397 gene encoding agamous-like MADS-box protein AP1; the protein is MGRGRVTLKRIENKVSRQVTFSKRRSGLLKKAHEISVLCEADVALIIFSTKGKLCDMGKILERYDQYSFTESQRNDINNQFHEGSWTMERAMLNARIDYLEKKERHLMGQDLDSLNLKELQNLEQKLQSAVRRLNLKKNQFMFESISELQKKDKALWDQNNLLAKEIKQKENELALLPIEEHQIHENMPSLELGTLNVSDTYQPCDGEAEERQRQGQTLPHWMLQFMSQ
- the LOC139846684 gene encoding uncharacterized protein; the protein is MGPSNQRHLLRLALSCRKISAQVTNPGTDSIVAMASSTEQEFISHYRSKITTFPRSHKFWDAKIASRIGEKLGFRLNDIGISHVEIDVTEELSRPIQYRKMVLPFLISVKRAGINVAGAEKLESQM
- the LOC139850369 gene encoding isoaspartyl peptidase/L-asparaginase-like, whose amino-acid sequence is MGWAVALHGGAGVPASLPTESRVHREAALHRILQIGVSAISANRSPLDVVELVVRELENCPHFNAGKGSVLTTNGTVEMEASIMDGNTKRCGAVSGVTSVVNPVSLARLVMEKTPHIYLAFDGAEAFARQQGVETADISHFITPENIERLKQAKEANRVQQDYVQPIKTEDQKQTTVDHESNTKLGTVGCVAVDGQGNLTAATSTGGLVNKMVGRIGDTPIIGAGTYANKYCAVSATGIGEVIMRETVARDVAAVMEYKGLGLKEAAAYIIHEVLPKGTAGLVAVSVAGEVAMPFNTPGMFRACATEDGFKEVAIWSSD